From Corticium candelabrum chromosome 13, ooCorCand1.1, whole genome shotgun sequence, a single genomic window includes:
- the LOC134188643 gene encoding nischarin-like, with protein MPSTHTVYKIDVLTQSNHWCVFRRYSEFFALDQKLIRVHGIARDLLPPKKLTGNLTAAHIETRREALERYLQKLVNSDHHIAASHELSVFLDVYEHDVCAVMKKLAHHFYLYGDELLEKKIGFCATPDQLYCITKQLKLPVYKSDAVDASYDVGHVYSFVYNVTHMTVSSAIRPLAVSSMRYDLSLFKSSAVLKG; from the exons ATGCCATCTACTCACACT GTATACAAGATAGACGTTTTAACTCAATCAAACCATTGGTGTGTCTTCAGACGTTACAGTGAATTCTTTGCTCTCGATCAGAAA TTGATTAGAGTACATGGAATAGCGAGAGATCTGTTGCCTCCGAAGAAACTGACGGGCAATCTGACGGCCGCTCACATTGAGACGAGAAGAGAAGCATTAGAGAGATACTTACAGAAACTTGTTAATAG TGATCATCACATTGCAGCATCTCATGAACTCTCAGTATTTCTTGATGTCTACGAACAT GATGTATGTGCTGTGATGAAGAAACTTGCACACCATTTCTATCTCTACG GTGACGAGctgctggagaagaagattggATTTTGTGCAACACCAGACCAACTCTATTGTATAACCAAACAACTGAAATTACCCGTCTACAAGTCAG ATGCTGTAGATGCCAGTTATGATGTCGGTCACGTGTACAGTTTTGTTTATAATGTCACACATATGACTGTCTCATCGGCTATTCGACCTCTCGCTGTCAGCAGCATGAGATATGATTTGTCACTATTCAAGTCTTCAGCAGTCTTGAAG ggatag